In the genome of Limanda limanda chromosome 15, fLimLim1.1, whole genome shotgun sequence, one region contains:
- the LOC133020374 gene encoding elongation of very long chain fatty acids protein 6-like, which translates to MDLNSSEAPPLTELSFERRFDDTGSILWMKDNWNISFVFCALYAALVFAGKNYMRPRPRLSLRLPLVLWSLSLALFSILGALRTGSFMFHILSSAGFRSSVCDQSFYSGPVSRFWAYAFVLSKAPELGDTVFVVLRKQKLLFLHWFHHITVLLYSWFSYKDMVAGGGWFMTMNYCVHALMYSYYAARAAGLRVPRPLAVLITSAQMAQMAMGLAVVGLVYGWMPQGDCHSHLSNLLWAALMYLSYLLLFCNFFYHAYLRRHAPAKTE; encoded by the exons ATGGACCTGAACTCCAgcgaggctccgcccctcaccgAGCTGAGCTTCGAGCGGCGGTTCGACGACACAGGTTCGATTCTCTGGATGAAAGACAACTG GAATATATCCTTTGTGTTCTGTGCTCTTTACGCCGCCCTGGTGTTTGCGGGGAAGAACTACATGAGGCCCCGCCCCCGGCTGAGCCTGCGGCTACCGCTCGTCCTCTGGTCGCTCAGTCTCGCCCTCTTCAG CATCCTTGGTGCCCTCCGGACCGGTTCCTTCATGTTCCACATCCTGAGCAGCGCTGGCTTCAGGAGCTCTGTGTGTGACCAGAGCTTCTACAGTGGACCGGTCAGCAGGTTCTGGGCCTACGCCTTCGTCCTCAGCAAAGCTCCGGAGCTCG gcgACACTGTGTTCGTGGTGCtgaggaagcagaagctgctCTTCCTGCACTGGTTCCACCACATCACCGTGCTGCTCTACTCCTGGTTCTCCTACAAAGACATGGTGGCCGGCGGCGGCTGGTTCATGACCATGAACTACTGCGTGCACGCCCTCATGTACAGCTACTACGCTGCGCGCGCCGCCGGCCTGCGCGTGCCACGCCCCTTGGCCGTGCTCATCACCAGCGCTCAGATGGCTCAGATGGCGATGGGCCTGGCCGTGGTCGGGCTGGTGTACGGCTGGATGCCGCAGGGCGACTGCCACTCCCACCTCAGCAACCTGCTGTGGGCGGCGCTCATGTACCTCAGCTACCTGCTGCTCTTCTGCAACTTCTTCTACCACGCCTACCTGCGCCGCCACGCCCCCGCCAAGACCGAGTAG
- the psda gene encoding PH and SEC7 domain-containing protein 1: MICRMGLWAGPRCHGSSPRPQQHRLTTSCHQPSCLGPTPQPESDSGSASTPSSRSQRIAQAKWDFLFGGQGEEPRCCRAEGSSSTPLTSGFPSPTPPSSPHLKTANQRRGRDNQGPKFSHHKVRQIEVELVTPYLGGTSRETGIIRRSIKYSETDLDAVPLRCYRETDLDEVMRAEAETAEEAEADSAFGSNRSVQGNAPPKPRPFEASSENHGGLKSPISVGSPRRPSDSNLDSFSRHFENIMESHRAKGTSYSSLDSVDLLTSGSTSVFTFDLPTLTPEIQSQICDSAKQIIELSFAPLALPDPASTSETSRSEITLSASVARLRAGSRDDTGPPVRSRSEKDSWRRSNLKDGFRKATSAPSLHSSPRLGERVCWPRPLLIVMASYLLCLGGGALDDRYMYAPPYPAVYRERLVNRPPELLYPQADVAERLALGGSDDELANGTKADLQAAKRLAKRLYHLDGFRKSDVARHLSKNNEFNQKVAEEYLNNFNFSGLNIDQALRSFLRQFALMGETQERERVLAHFSRRFRRCNPESLTTEDSVHTLTCAVMLLNSDLHGNNVGKRMSCSQFISNLEGLNNGKDFPKDLLKTLYSSIKNEKLQWTIDEEELRKSMSELADVRTDSASHTMKRLGGGGNPLLGVAQQVDGELYKNGFLVRKVHADPDGKRTPRGKRGWKSFYVLLKGLVLYLQKDEYRAEGELTEEDVKNAVSIHHSLAMRAADYSKRPNVFYLRTADWRVFLFQAPNAEQMQSWITRINVVAAMFSAPPFPAAIGSQKRFSRPLLPGSNTKLSQEEQVKSHENRFRGVSSELADLTTSTPNRKVKGRELEEQKLRQDYLEFEKTRYGTYAMLLRAKLASGDEDLTAFESRLFDDGGLQRTHSSPSLPQDAANKEKIRGTKTSKSLKVTSSSSASREGSKKKNGSNQQAELQKQSSNQEGAP; this comes from the exons TCGGACAGCGGCTCAGCTTCGACTCCTTCCTCGCGCTCGCAGAGGATCGCCCAGGCCAAGtgggacttcctgtttggaggccagggggaggagcctcgCTGCTGTCGAG CTGAAGGCTCATCCTCAACGCCACTGACCAGTGGCTTTCCCagccccacccctccctcctccccacatctgaaaacagctaatCAGAGGAGGGGGCGGGACAACCAGGGTCCCAAGTTTTCACATCACAAAGTGCGGCAGATCGAGGTGGAGCTGGTGACGCCTTACCTCGGAGGAACCAGCCGGGAGACGGGTATTATCCGCCGGAGCATTAAATACTCTGAGACTGACCTGGACGCTGTTCCGCTGCGCTGCTACAGAGAAACCGACCTGGACGAG GTGATGCGGGCAGAGGCGGagacagcagaggaggcagaggcgGACTCTGCCTTTGGGAGTAACCGCAGCGTCCAGGGAAACGCCCCCCCGAAGCCCCG GCCGTTTGAGGCTTCGTCCGAAAACCACGGAGGCCTCAAGTCTCCGATCTCTGTGGGCAGCCCCCGCCGGCCCTCCGACAGCAACCTCGACTCCTTCAGTCGCCATTTTGAAAACATCATGGAGTCTCACCGGGCCAAAGGCACCTCGTACAGTAGCCTGGACAGTGTCGACCTGCTGACCTCTGGATCCACGTCCGTGTTCACCTTTGACCTGCCGACCCTCACCCCAGAGATCCAG aGTCAGATTTGCGACAGCGCCAAGCAGATCATTGAGCTGAGCTTCGCCCCGCTGGCGCTCCCGGACCCGGCCTCCACCTCGGAGACGTCTCGCTCCGAGATCACCCTCAGTGCCTCGGTGGCCCGGCTCCGAGCCGGGTCCAGAGACGACACTGGCCCTCCGGTCCGCTCCAGGTCAGAGAAGGATTCGTGGCGTCGCTCCAACCTCAAAGATGGCTTCCGCAAGGCGACCTCGGCCCCGTCCCTCCACAGCAGCCCCAG ACTGGGCGAGAGAGTGtgctggccccgcccactcctcATAGTCATGGCGAGCTACCTGCTGTGCTTGGGGGGCGGGGCTCTGGATGACAGGTACATGTACGCCCCGCCCTACCCAGCTGTTTACAG GGAGCGTCTGGTGAACCGCCCCCCCGAGCTGCTGTACCCACAGGCCGACGTGGCTGAGCGCCTGGCGCTCGGCGGCAGCGACGACGAGCTGGCCAACGGCACGAAGGCCGACCTGCAGGCCGCCAAACGCCTCGCCAAACGCCTCTACCACCTGGACGGCTTCAGGAAGTCCGACGTCGCCCGACACCTGAGCAAGAA TAATGAGTTCAACCAGAAGGTGGCAGAAGAATATCTCAATAATTTTAACTTCAGCGGTCTGAACATCGACCAGGCGCTCAG GTCGTTCCTGAGGCAGTTTGCTCTGATGGGAGAaactcaggagagagagagagtcctcgCTCACTTCTCCAGGAGATTCAGACGATGTAACCCCGAGAGTCTGACCACGGaag acaGCGTCCACACTCTGACCTGTGCTGTGATGCTGCTGAACTCTGACCTTCATGGAAAC aacgTGGGGAAGCGGATGTCCTGCAGTCAGTTCATCTCCAACCTGGAAGGTCTCAACAACGGAAAAGACTTCCCCAAAGATCTGCTGAAG ACTCTCTACAGCTCCATCAAGAACGAGAAGCTGCAGTGGACCAT tgatgaagaggagttgAGGAAGTCGATGTCGGAGTTGGCTGACGTCCGAACAGACTCCGCCTCCCACACCATGAAGCgactgggtgggggggggaacccGCTGCTTGGCGTTGCCCAGCAGGTGGACGGCGAGCTCTACAAGAACGGCTTCCTGGTTCGCAAAGTCCACGCCGACCCTGACGGAAAGAGAA CGCCGCGGGGTAAGAGAGGCTGGAAGTCTTTCTACGTCCTGCTGAAGGGTCTCGTGCTCTACCTGCAGAAG GACGAGTACCGTGCGGAGGGGGAGCTGACGGAGGAGGACGTGAAGAACGCTGTGTCCATCCATCACTCGCTCGCCATGAGGGCGGCGGACTACAGCAAGAGGCCCAACGTCTTCTACCTGAGGACGGCGGACTGGAGGGTGTTCCTGTTCCAGGCTCc AAACGCAGAACAGATGCAGTCCTGGATCACGCGCATCAACGTGGTGGCGGCCATGTTCTCGGCTCCGCCCTTCCCGGCGGCGATCGGCTCTCAAAAGAGATTCAGCCGCCCTCTGCTCCCGGGATCCAACACCAAACTGTCCCAG GAAGAGCAGGTCAAGTCTCACGAGAACCGCTTCAGGGGCGTTTCGTCCGAGCTGGCCGACCTCACGACCTCCACGCCGAAccgaaaggtcaaaggtcgtgaGCTGGAGGAACAGAAACTCCGACAGGATTACCTGGAGTTTGAG AAAACTCGTTACGGTACGTACGCCATGCTGCTCAGGGCCAAGCTGGCGAGCGGAGACGAGGACCTGACGGCCTTCGAGTCCCGGCTGTTTGACGACGGAGGCCTGCAGAGGACACACTCCAGCCCCTCGCTGCCTCAGGACGCCGCCAACAAGGAGAAAATCCGTGGAACCAAGACGTCAAAGAGCTTAAAGGTCACGTCGTCATCGTCCGCCAGCAGGGAGGGAAGCAAGAAGAAGAACGGGAGCAACCAGCAGGCTGAGCTGCAGAAGCAGAGCAGCAACCAGGAGGGGGCGCCGTAA
- the aifm2 gene encoding apoptosis-inducing factor 2, whose product MGGQVSSVDGVHVVVVGGGFGGVAAAQQLRSGGVSFTLIDSRDSFHHNVAALRAAVKPGLAQRTFIPFRDTFGDAFVQGRVERVDVERQAVVLRGGREVAFSHLVLCTGTDGPFPGSFAAEGEESGPSGVQAYEDFTQQVQAAGSVLVVGGGSSGVEMAAEIKAEHPEKKVVLIHSRMSLADPELLPSVRREAEEVLLQKGVELVLGEKVDNLSRLQLNVTSRNMAVTTERGATLTTDLIVCCTGQKVNSSAYDSSFSASMAAGGALKVNQHLQVQGHTNVYALGDCTDVKEPKMAYHAQLHAAVAVSNIVNSLRGKQLTSYHTGSVTMLLAMGPDDGVGQFNGWKLPRCAVVLGKSRDLLLWKSWRDMKQQQP is encoded by the exons atGGGCGGCCAGGTGTCATCAGTGGACGGCGTGCACGTGGTGGTTGTGGGCGGCGGCTTTGGGGGcgtggctgcagctcagcagctgaGGTCTGGGGGCGTGAGCTTCACTCTGATCGACAGCAGAGACTCGTTCCATCACAACGTGGCGGCGCTGCGAGCGGCGGTGAAGCCCG GCTTGGCTCAGAGAACCTTCATCCCGTTCAGAGACACGTTCGGAGACGCCTTCGTTCAAGGTCGAGTGGAGCGCGTGGACGTGGAGCGCCAGGCCGTCGTCCTGCGGGGGGGCAGG GAAGTGGCGTTCTCTCACCTCGTCCTCTGCACCGGCACCGACGGCCCGTTTCCTGGAAGCTTCGCcgcggagggggaggagtcaggtCCGAGCGGCGTGCAGGCGTACGAGGACTTCActcagcag gtccaGGCTGCAGGCTCTGtgctggtggtgggggggggctccagCGGCGTGGAGATGGCTGCTGAGATCAAGGCGGAGCATCCAGAGAAGAAG gtgGTTCTGATTCACTCCAGGATGTCTCTGGCCGACCCGGAGCTGCTGCCGAGCGTCCGGCGTGAGGCCGAAGAAGTTCTGCTGCAGAAAGGAGTGGAGCTGGTGCTGG gtgaGAAAGTGGACAACCTGTCCCGGCTGCAGCTGAACGTCACCAGCAGGAACATGGCGGTGACCACGGAGCGAGGAGCGACTCTGACCACGGACCTGATCGTCTGCTGCACGGGTCAGAAGGTCAACTCCTCAGCGTACGACTCCAGCTTCT CCGCCAGCATGGCCGCCGGCGGCGCCCTGAAGGTCAACCAGCACCTGCAGGTTCAGGGTCACACCAACGTCTACGCCCTGGGCGACTGCACCGACGTCAAAGAGCCCAAGATGGCGTACCACGCCCAGCTGCACGCCGCCGTCGCCGTGAGCAACATCGTCAACAGTCTGAGGGGCAAGCAGCTGACGTCCTatcacacag GCAGCGTCACCATGTTGCTGGCGATGGGCCCGGACGACGGCGTCGGGCAGTTTAACGGTTGGAAGTTACCACGATGTGCCGTCGTCCTCGGGAAGAGTCGagatctgctgctgtggaagAGCTGGAGGGACATGAAGCAACAACAAccctga